One genomic region from Homalodisca vitripennis isolate AUS2020 chromosome 6, UT_GWSS_2.1, whole genome shotgun sequence encodes:
- the LOC124364318 gene encoding uncharacterized protein LOC124364318 has protein sequence MRTEHRDQASICPFALREVSVLAELALGHLRYSLTDVPSQSNSPPGSVLGSDHARECLPVGVGARRRRRRAAAGTRRNRLRDSPTHAPRDTGRRQPLNAWREKTVPPCRSKRRTPSAQPSK, from the coding sequence ATGCGTACTGAACATCGGGATCAAGCCAGCATTTGCCCTTTTGCTCTACGCGAGGTTTCTGTCCTCGCTGAGCTGGCCTTAGGACACCTGCGTTATTCTTTGACAGATGTACCGTCCCAGTCAAACTCCCCGCCTGGCAGTGTCCTCGGATCGGATCACGCTAGGGAGTGTTTGCCGGTCGGTGTCGGCGCGCGCCGCAGACGACGCCGGGCCGCGGCCGGAACCCGAAGGAACCGGTTACGCGACTCACCGACGCACGCCCCGCGCGACACCGGCCGCCGGCAACCCTTGAACGCTTGGCGCGAGAAGACCGTACCGCCGTGCCGAAGCAAGCGACGGACGCCCTCCGCCCAACCGAGTAAGTAA